A part of Candidatus Electrothrix aestuarii genomic DNA contains:
- a CDS encoding bifunctional DNA primase/polymerase, translated as MDLKKQAAQLLQMGYEPIPIKPNEKYPTVKNWQNADCAQLVESWPKDYGIGLRTGQKVTAIDIDVYHKGLVDWAVNQFRSLVDGSLLCRVGQPPKTLIPVSCEGVEKKFTSNKWVDQNGTINQIEILSHGQQFVAFGIHPGTGKPYEWDGDLLAHSLPTIRRSDLETVFQGFDNQAAEKGWHNLTQAAETAKEVTATRSRKNSSGDAPGDVYNRSVPLETVLEHCDWTHCQGNYWTRPGKSKGISGAVHGGVLYCFTSSTCLDAEQCHDAFEILSRYEFSGDKSACSLALRQEMEKVC; from the coding sequence ATGGACTTGAAGAAACAGGCCGCACAGCTCCTGCAAATGGGCTATGAGCCCATACCGATTAAGCCGAACGAAAAGTACCCAACCGTCAAGAACTGGCAGAATGCCGACTGTGCGCAGTTAGTTGAAAGCTGGCCCAAAGATTACGGAATAGGGCTACGGACAGGACAAAAGGTCACGGCCATTGATATTGATGTCTATCATAAGGGTTTGGTTGACTGGGCAGTCAATCAGTTTCGTTCTCTTGTGGACGGGTCTTTATTGTGCAGAGTCGGCCAGCCGCCCAAGACCTTGATTCCGGTTTCCTGTGAGGGTGTCGAGAAAAAGTTCACATCCAATAAATGGGTGGATCAAAACGGCACAATCAATCAGATAGAGATACTGAGCCACGGGCAACAGTTTGTTGCCTTCGGTATCCATCCCGGCACCGGGAAACCGTATGAATGGGACGGCGACCTGTTGGCCCATTCTTTGCCGACTATACGACGCAGTGACCTTGAGACAGTGTTTCAGGGGTTCGACAATCAAGCCGCTGAAAAGGGCTGGCATAACCTCACACAGGCAGCGGAAACGGCAAAGGAGGTGACGGCCACCCGGTCACGGAAGAACAGCTCAGGAGATGCGCCGGGCGATGTATACAACCGCTCTGTGCCCCTGGAAACCGTGCTGGAGCATTGCGACTGGACACATTGCCAGGGCAATTACTGGACACGTCCGGGCAAAAGCAAGGGCATATCAGGGGCTGTTCATGGTGGTGTGCTGTACTGCTTCACAAGCTCCACCTGTCTGGATGCGGAGCAATGCCATGATGCCTTTGAAATACTGTCCCGCTATGAGTTCAGCGGTGATAAATCAGCCTGTTCTCTGGCTCTGCGGCAGGAAATGGAGAAGGTGTGTTGA
- a CDS encoding AAA family ATPase, translated as MLPGTDTKAFKDEARKAKRGERTKGRSSEKKAEKSGGILDALQSAVSITPREIKWLWEPMLAVGKFHLLAARGGSGKTSIACDLAARVTTGGLFPMSKTERFPPGAVLFVTTEDDPEDTLLPRFLAAGGDREKLSFLTSSAHHLDLNARPEELKTLVSSIPGLSLIVLDPVTSMTGDANTHIDSNVKRLAGVLAGIAMNSGLAILGIIHFRKGDPTAQGQNLVDMVTGSAGWVNSARIALACSVDDKSERGYFGVIKSNIGPKDYTLEYRTTVKNGVVCVEYLDMQQNSIERIFRQDAARENKTVKEEKLNRAANRYGEFFTEHGLEPVLQNDVRKYVKEMLGERITDSELREVERQHGYTSKARGKGGKWLMHPPGCKCEKCSSKV; from the coding sequence ATGCTGCCCGGAACTGATACAAAAGCCTTTAAAGATGAGGCACGGAAGGCAAAGAGAGGGGAGCGGACAAAGGGGCGCAGTAGCGAAAAGAAGGCCGAAAAGAGCGGCGGAATTCTGGACGCGCTGCAATCGGCTGTATCCATTACACCCCGTGAAATAAAGTGGTTATGGGAACCCATGCTTGCTGTCGGAAAATTTCATCTGCTTGCGGCCAGAGGCGGTTCAGGGAAAACGAGCATAGCCTGTGACCTTGCCGCAAGGGTGACCACGGGAGGACTTTTCCCCATGTCGAAAACAGAAAGGTTTCCACCGGGGGCCGTGCTTTTCGTCACCACGGAAGATGACCCGGAAGATACCCTATTGCCCCGGTTTTTGGCAGCGGGTGGAGATCGGGAAAAGTTGAGCTTTCTTACAAGTTCTGCTCATCACCTTGACCTGAACGCAAGGCCCGAAGAACTGAAAACATTAGTCAGCAGTATTCCCGGCCTTTCTCTGATTGTTCTTGACCCGGTAACCAGCATGACCGGCGACGCGAACACCCACATTGACAGCAACGTCAAAAGGCTTGCCGGGGTGCTGGCTGGCATAGCCATGAACAGCGGTCTTGCGATTCTGGGCATTATTCATTTCCGCAAAGGTGACCCCACAGCACAGGGACAGAACCTTGTTGATATGGTGACCGGTTCCGCAGGATGGGTGAACAGCGCACGGATAGCCCTTGCCTGCTCTGTTGACGACAAGAGCGAAAGAGGATATTTCGGTGTTATCAAATCCAATATAGGGCCGAAGGATTACACCCTTGAATACAGAACAACGGTCAAGAATGGCGTGGTGTGCGTTGAATACCTGGACATGCAGCAGAACAGCATTGAACGGATTTTTCGGCAGGATGCGGCGCGGGAGAATAAGACCGTGAAAGAGGAAAAGCTGAACCGGGCGGCTAACCGTTACGGCGAGTTTTTCACAGAGCACGGTCTTGAACCAGTGCTACAGAACGATGTGCGGAAATACGTTAAAGAGATGCTGGGCGAGCGGATAACCGACAGCGAGCTGAGAGAGGTTGAACGGCAGCACGGATATACAAGCAAAGCGAGAGGCAAAGGGGGCAAATGGCTTATGCACCCTCCGGGCTGCAAGTGTGAAAAATGCTCTTCTAAGGTATAA